The Aggregatilinea lenta genome includes a region encoding these proteins:
- a CDS encoding NADH-quinone oxidoreductase subunit J: MLYAFLVAGAAVCALMAVRAQKLISSALWLAGVSALAAIILYRLGAHQVAVVELSVGAGLVTVLFVFAISIAGDDTMQAAPRIPVRLAVGLLLIFAALLGWMILPLDGIEAVSASGDLSAVLWEDRALDVLVQVVLIFTGVLGVLGLLSEAAVPAMRRVPAATTVQPNTAKNGHTPQPALALDLSGAEIKPEAADVHA; this comes from the coding sequence ATGTTATATGCCTTCCTGGTCGCTGGAGCCGCTGTATGCGCGCTCATGGCCGTCCGGGCGCAAAAACTTATTTCGAGTGCGCTGTGGCTCGCCGGGGTCAGCGCGCTGGCCGCAATCATTCTTTACCGACTCGGCGCGCATCAGGTTGCCGTGGTCGAGCTGAGCGTCGGTGCAGGGCTGGTCACGGTCCTGTTCGTGTTCGCGATCAGCATCGCGGGCGACGACACCATGCAAGCCGCGCCGCGCATCCCGGTCCGGCTGGCGGTGGGGCTGCTGCTGATCTTCGCGGCGCTGCTCGGCTGGATGATCCTGCCCCTGGACGGGATCGAAGCGGTATCCGCCAGCGGCGACCTGTCTGCCGTGCTGTGGGAAGACCGCGCGCTGGACGTGCTGGTGCAGGTCGTACTGATCTTCACCGGCGTGCTGGGCGTGCTCGGCCTGCTCAGCGAAGCGGCGGTGCCTGCGATGCGGCGCGTTCCGGCGGCGACCACCGTCCAGCCGAACACGGCGAAGAACGGCCACACGCCGCAGCCCGCCCTGGCGCTGGACCTCAGCGGAGCCGAAATCAAACCGGAGGCTGCCGATGTCCACGCTTGA
- a CDS encoding transporter substrate-binding domain-containing protein gives MPLLLAAAFVLSLTPVFAAGPVYPDLPDLEGQEIRIAVENLYTPFQFEEATTGEVMGFEYDLMAELCARINCTPVYENTSWDVMIPSVGEGQYDMGMTGISIYEERKEIVDFSDPYINLDQYLLVQADEDRFTNIDEFVANDDLILGVQQGTAGFFVTQDVVPDERRSVYNEFGALVQALVNGDIDAMPADVSAAAGFISATADAVKLVGDPISKDEMGFIFPKGSELVDPVNAALASMKEDGFLDYIYYKWFITFQPASQE, from the coding sequence GTGCCTTTACTCTTGGCGGCAGCATTCGTGCTCTCGCTGACGCCGGTATTTGCTGCTGGGCCGGTCTACCCCGACCTGCCGGACCTGGAGGGGCAGGAGATTCGCATCGCGGTTGAGAACCTGTACACCCCCTTCCAGTTTGAGGAAGCCACTACAGGCGAAGTAATGGGCTTTGAGTATGATCTGATGGCGGAGCTGTGCGCGCGGATCAACTGCACGCCGGTGTACGAAAACACGAGCTGGGACGTCATGATCCCGTCGGTGGGCGAAGGCCAGTACGACATGGGCATGACGGGGATCAGCATCTACGAAGAACGCAAGGAGATCGTCGACTTCAGCGATCCCTACATCAACCTGGACCAGTACCTGCTGGTGCAGGCGGACGAAGATCGCTTCACGAACATCGACGAGTTCGTGGCGAACGACGACCTGATCCTGGGTGTGCAGCAGGGCACGGCGGGCTTCTTCGTGACGCAGGACGTGGTGCCCGACGAGCGGCGCTCGGTCTACAACGAGTTCGGCGCGCTGGTGCAGGCGCTGGTCAACGGCGACATCGACGCGATGCCGGCGGACGTATCGGCGGCGGCGGGCTTCATCAGCGCCACGGCGGACGCGGTCAAGCTGGTGGGCGACCCGATCTCGAAAGACGAGATGGGCTTCATCTTCCCCAAGGGCAGCGAGCTGGTCGACCCGGTCAACGCCGCGTTGGCCTCGATGAAGGAAGACGGCTTCCTCGATTACATCTACTATAAGTGGTTCATCACGTTCCAACCGGCGTCCCAGGAATAA
- a CDS encoding amino acid ABC transporter permease: MSVASSSAEVPRVNPQKRNILIRRVARAPWWLLALAMLIILFALSVQGKHPYPIVFRAVREGVWTTIWVSVVAYAVALVLGLIVALLRRSSNFIVYQMVTLYVEAVRGIPTLVLVYYMALALIPQVVSLGNDYGEWLAQQQLVLPLLGTISFHGMGTWMAEFQLREVNNAYRAIIGLSISYSAFLSEIYRAGIESVGEGQIEAAKSLGMNRRQVMRLIVLPQAFRTVLPPLGNDFIAMLKESSLVSVLGVQDITRRGQTYAASTFTFFQVYNVVALTYLVLTLSLSLVVKTMEWYLDRGKSREAG; this comes from the coding sequence ATGAGCGTCGCAAGTTCCTCAGCGGAAGTCCCGCGCGTCAATCCTCAGAAGCGTAACATTCTGATTCGCCGCGTCGCCCGCGCGCCCTGGTGGCTGCTGGCGCTGGCGATGCTGATCATCCTGTTCGCCCTCAGCGTGCAAGGCAAGCATCCCTATCCGATCGTGTTCCGGGCCGTACGCGAGGGCGTCTGGACGACGATCTGGGTGTCGGTGGTGGCCTACGCCGTCGCGTTGGTGCTGGGGTTGATCGTCGCGCTGCTGCGGCGGTCGTCCAACTTCATCGTCTACCAGATGGTGACGCTTTACGTTGAGGCGGTGCGCGGCATCCCGACGCTGGTGCTGGTCTACTACATGGCACTGGCGCTCATCCCGCAGGTGGTCAGCCTGGGCAACGATTACGGCGAGTGGCTCGCCCAACAGCAGCTCGTGCTGCCGCTGCTGGGCACGATCTCGTTTCACGGTATGGGCACGTGGATGGCCGAGTTCCAGCTCCGGGAGGTGAACAACGCCTATCGCGCCATCATCGGCCTTTCGATCTCCTACAGCGCGTTTCTGTCCGAGATCTACCGCGCCGGGATCGAGAGTGTGGGCGAGGGGCAGATCGAGGCGGCGAAAAGCCTGGGCATGAATCGCCGGCAGGTGATGCGCCTGATCGTGCTGCCGCAGGCGTTCCGTACGGTGCTGCCGCCGCTGGGCAATGACTTCATCGCCATGCTGAAGGAAAGCTCGCTGGTGTCCGTGCTGGGCGTGCAGGATATTACGCGGCGCGGCCAGACCTACGCCGCCAGCACGTTCACGTTTTTCCAGGTGTACAACGTCGTGGCGCTCACCTATCTGGTGCTGACGCTGTCGCTGTCGCTGGTGGTCAAGACGATGGAGTGGTATCTCGACCGGGGCAAGTCACGGGAGGCGGGTTAA
- a CDS encoding SDR family oxidoreductase — translation MFDFSDRVVMVTGAGGSLGAAVVRTFYAGGAQVVLSERAADKIEAALPEIARDRERVLLHAADQNDPQAVAGLVEAALERFGQIDALANLVGGFGLSPVAETSVAQWDFMLTLNARTAFLVSQAVIAPMRAQGTGRIVHVGSRAALAGSAKMAAYSASKAALIRLVESLAAELKHDGITVNCVLPGTIDTPKNRAEMVNADRSRWVTAEDVANVIAFLASDAARAVQGAAIPVYGRG, via the coding sequence ATGTTCGACTTTTCGGACCGGGTGGTGATGGTGACGGGCGCGGGTGGCAGCCTGGGCGCGGCGGTCGTGCGCACGTTTTACGCGGGCGGTGCGCAGGTCGTGCTGTCTGAGCGCGCGGCGGACAAAATCGAGGCGGCGCTGCCGGAGATCGCGCGGGACAGGGAGCGCGTGCTGCTTCACGCTGCCGATCAGAACGATCCGCAGGCGGTGGCCGGGCTTGTGGAGGCTGCGCTGGAACGCTTCGGGCAGATCGACGCGCTGGCGAACCTCGTGGGCGGCTTTGGGTTGTCGCCGGTGGCCGAGACGTCCGTCGCGCAGTGGGACTTCATGCTGACCCTGAACGCACGCACGGCGTTTCTGGTCAGCCAGGCGGTGATCGCACCGATGCGCGCGCAGGGGACGGGGCGGATCGTGCATGTTGGGTCGCGCGCGGCGCTTGCAGGCAGCGCGAAGATGGCTGCCTACAGCGCGTCGAAGGCCGCGCTGATCCGGCTGGTAGAAAGCCTCGCCGCCGAGTTAAAACACGACGGTATCACCGTTAACTGCGTGCTGCCCGGCACGATTGATACGCCAAAGAACCGCGCCGAGATGGTCAACGCCGACCGGTCACGGTGGGTGACCGCGGAAGACGTGGCGAACGTGATCGCGTTCCTGGCCTCGGACGCGGCGCGGGCCGTGCAGGGGGCGGCGATCCCGGTCTACGGGCGAGGCTGA